One Argentina anserina chromosome 6, drPotAnse1.1, whole genome shotgun sequence genomic window, CAAAAGTTCAATTCTCAGCAAATATAGATGTACATGCAACCCTGCTAAATGTACAGAAATAATGAACAGAAAACTCTGGGAAAGGCACCCTCAGCAGAGAGATAAAGAAGCATGCAGTGAAAACTGAATATATGTATAACAAGATATCTCATGTAACTATATTACGATAAGCAAAAGTCCATGCTAAACAAATATTTGATATAGGATGCATACATAGctctacaaaagaaaatacttaTGGATCTTGAATGGCTTTTCAATATCCACCATTTAAGACTATTTATGTTGTTTtgatgctatatatatatatatatatatataaattctcagctgcggacgtccgcaccgtcCGTACGGTGCAAATTCGGCGATTCCGGCCACCGGCGACGCGCAACGACGACGTCgaccagcacagccgcactccTCTCCTCCCGGCACTCctgtctgtgccggccggagctgcaGCGCCGGCCGAAATTTCGAAATCTCCGCACGGTGcccagaaacttgaaatttcgagattccggCCAGCCCACACCGGCGCTGCAACTCTGGCCAGCCCAGACATGAGCGCCGGGAGGAGGGGAGTGCGGTTGTGTTGGTCGGCGCCGTCGTTGAGTGTCACCGGTGGCCGGAATCACCGAATCCGCACCGTCCGTACGGTGCGGACGTCTGCAGCCGAGAAgccctgtatatatatattgcaaaAATCTTTGAATTTAAACATCATGCGAAAAGTTTTTGAACAGTTCTTTGGTACTGACAAAGAAATAACCTTTTGCCTTATGAGAATTGTCTGGTGCATTGCTGAACATAGTCATATCTGAAAGATCTTCATGGGATTCAACAACCCAATCAAAGGCACCAGATGATTTAGTGCTTTTGGCTTGAATCTCGGCTTGAATCTCTTTTCGTTTGCTCAGGAACCAATCTTCCACCTAGAATAGCATATGATGAAATCATTGGTACAAGAGGCTCCatactataaaaaaaaaagatttaaaTCACTAGAAGAAAAACCTGTTGCTGTGTTATATTTGATTTCCCAAGACGGCTTGGTTGGCAGCTGAAAGAAGCGTGGCAAATGAGTTCACAGGAGATAAGTAGTTGGTTGGATTAAAGCTAACAAATGACAGTCACATATAAAGGACTTCACCTGAAATCTGTTGCAAGATTTTGGAAAAACCCCTGAGTAAGTAACTGTTGTGGTCTCTCCTTGAATATATTCTCCATTTCCATAACCtaacataaaaatatatacatacagtCGAACACCTATCGCAGAATGTTAAACAGCAAAGATTATAATGCAATGAGGATTCCCAGGACTTGAACATTTGATACATTCTCTTCTTTTAGCTAAGCAATTAAAATGTTGCTATTTACAACATTACTTGTTTGACCACAAAGCATTATCCACTCCTAGCACAAATCAAGCAAAGAAAATCTCAGCTCAAGAGGTTAAAACGTTGCAATACAAAAAGTAAATTGCCATAAGAAGCGAAACTCTGGCACCAAGCATCATAAAGGAAAGAACCCATTTAGGAAACCCATAAAGCAGCTGGATTTAAagcaaaaggaagaagaatttgGTGCAGATTGAATACACTTGACAGAGAGCTATTGGGGGAAAGAAAGCAGAATTACCTCAGAATGGGTGAATACAGAGAGGGAATCAATTGGTTTTCTTTCCACTGTGTCTGTCTGACGACGACTGTATGTAAATTTCAGGTCTTTCATGACTGGTGAGAGTGAGACTGACTCACTGATACTTCAACTCACAGCTCCCAAAAGAAGGAAGGAAGTTTGCCTAGTACAGTAGACTATCTGGGTTCACTGCGATTCTGCCAAGTAGTCTTAGTCTATCTGGGTTCTTTAATAAGATATCTGATGGGGTATTCCGAGGAATTACACAGATAGCCACTAAAACTTGAAAATAAGGGAGCATTTCGGGGGAAATCGTTTAACGGATATTCCATCCAATTGGAATACTGGGCGGAGTCATCCAGTGAGAAATAAAGGATCCATCCAATTTAATACTGAACATTTTTTAAACCATCATTTCTACTTTTTAATATCATGCTCGCGTGATGGTCTGAGATCATATAATGATATTTTctaaattcaaccaaaatgagCGATATTATTCTATTGATTTGTTAATACAAGCTTGATGAATTTCTATAATATGAACAAGTGGAACAACTCCCATTTGCCCGATGATGCAGAAGCAGTGTTTCACTTTTGCACTCGgtctaaatagtaaataccaAGCACATAAGTATGAAACTCGATCTTTAGGCCCAAAAATAAATTGTTGCGGTGCGAAATAATAGTTGCATATGCAGCACTGTAAAGAAAGAAGAGCACTGAAATTTTAATATCATTGTAGAATTTGAAGGAATAAACAATAATCCTTATAATTTGTTCAGAATAACACACATCACATATTTCTGTAGAAGTATACTGAAAATTGGTAGATCAGAGTTAGTAATAATGCCACCATGAACTGTTCGCTGagtaaaattttcttttccttgttGCCATGGGAGTGTGTCATGATGTTTAGGGGTGAATAGAGAAAGCCCATTGAAATGTATTCCTCCTTCTCAGCCTTAAAGATTGGCCTTCCTATCACATGCTTGTACTGGCTTCCGCTCCATGCCTGGAAGAGGAAAGAAAGTGGATAGTAAAACTTGCACTGATAGAATTCAACTTCTAAACTACCCAAGTACAATACAACAATTCGCGATAACTCTTCATAACATATGTCGTGCTATTCTTCCCCTTCGATATTTTTACCACTTCGACATGATCAGTGACATAACACGTATATAACTGCCCAAAATAGCATGCATTCGTAAATAAAACgatatgtacgtataagttACAAAATGTGAAGACATAAGAATATATATCTCAATAGTGTCATTGATAATTGCTAGGCATTGATTCCCCAAAGTTGTCTGCAAAATTAGAATCGCAAATAATGAATGTTTTTGTCACGATGGCATGACGCTAATCCATAATGACCTACCTGTTCTTTACAAAGTAGGGGTAGAACCAGGGGCGGCCCGGAGGGTATGCCAACCATGCGGCCGCACATGGCTTTTGATTTCCGTCCGAGGGGGGCtctaaatatttttctttttggtatatatttttactaaaccaaTGTATATATCAGTTGATAATACCTTAGACTCTTTTAACTCTCCTTGTCTTATAGTAAGGGGTTCAAACTCCACTATATTTGTTTGTCTGTATTTTAGAtaccatttcttttctttctcaacaaaaaaaaaatgtatacaCTATTCTGTATTTTAAGACaccatttcttttatttctaaaaatatatatatacaccgttttttttcttttttctctttgtaTCTCTCCTccttattcttcttttttattatatatcttCATCAATTTTGTTTCAATAAATTCTTGAAATCAttaagtaatatatatatcagtaaaAAAAACTTCTGCACAGGGCCTCTAAGTTCAACGGACCGAGCCCCTGGGTAGAACACAACCTTATTGCAACCTATGTAGCACTGACATGTGCATTCACTCACGTATCACGTGTCCAACACAGATACAGACACAATACGGCCGGACACGCGTATAATACTCACAGACACACATTGTTTTCATATACGTAATGGACACGCGTATTCTCTAAATTGGACACACGAAGGCGATAAATTCGGATAAAAATGCACATGGTGTAATTCGAACTTGGGTTGTCAATGCACATAGGGAACTCCTCACCATTTCGACTGAAAATACTTTTGCTAATAGTTATGCACAATTTAACATATATAACGATCTAAATAGTTCTATAGAATATAaatcaattttttaaaaagtttATCAATATCTTTTTTATAATGTTAATCTTTCAtcaaaaatcaatatttttaGTCATTGGTTTAACTTTTTGTTTAAATGTTTTAAATTAAGAAACTATATCacttatgttttaatttttttaatattcatatatattaaaaataataattaactaACGTGTgtctaaaaaaatttaatttgccGTGTCTTCGTATCGTATTGTGTCGAATACGATGATTGCAACTCTCTTCATAATTTTAAACACAACAATAACCCCATAATCAATCTGCCATCTTGGGGACAAAGTAATTATCATACTGGCTTCATTATTATCGTGGTTTCTCTTTGGTCCAGTTAGCAGATACTAATGCAAAGAACTTCAATAATGACACACATATATACCATGCCAACAACAGTAGTTTAGATTGTTTACCTGCATTTGGTCTCCTGTGGTAACAACAAGAGCATCCTTATCTGGCCGAAAAGACACCCAACCTTTCTTTGAGTAAACATGAAATTCTGAGGATCCATCACATAGATGCAAACACAAGGCATGAGAGTAATCAGTTCCTCTTATCAGCATCCTAATCACATCATGTCTGAGATAGCTATCCCACTCATCTGCTAAAACATTCCGATTGTGCTTGTAGAAACAACAAACTGTATCAAGTTCTTTTCCCTGAACAAAAGTATTTCCATAAACAGAAGGATGTTCAGTGTTCATCAATAAGCTTCGTAGAATTCTGTCACAAATCTTCTCAATATCTGTCATTAAGGTCTCCAGTTTCTTGCTGCACAAGTCAAGCATTTAAActaccattatacatctttAGTTCAATACATGTTTTGTTTACCCAAAACACTAGAGCAGTTGGTTAATGTTACCTGAAATTTGAATACCCAAATGGCCAAATTCCCTCCATTGCCAACTTTAAACCTTGCTGTCTACACCAAACGAACTCTTCACTCAACTCTGTGTCAGCCTCCTCACCGTGACCTTCCTCGAACCCATATGGCCTCTCCAGTGACCTTGTTATGTCTGCTCTCTTCTCCAGTGGCACCTGGAAAATCCTGGAGGCCTCAGCCTGCACTAATCTAACAAAATCTCTTGAAATTCCATGGTTCACTAGCTGAAAGCACCCGTTTCTTGCTATTGACTCCGCAATCTTGGTAACTCTAGCATCGTCATATTGACCTGAACACAATGTTTCAAAATCAATTGTGGGGGGATTTTCAGCTGACTTTTGTTTTGGAAAGAATTTGTCCGGTAAGATGAGGTCAGGGACATTGAGGGAATGCTGGAGAAATTCGGTAATGACATCGTCATTTGTGAGAGACGATCGGCGGCCAGAGGCAACAGGAGAAGGTGGCGGGGCACGGAAATCAATGGGGTTCTCGGAGACGGGATGAGGTAAGTTCGCCATTTTATTGGTACTGAAACAAGGGATCGATGAGCTAGTTATGGAATGAGCTCACTAGCTCAGTAGCTT contains:
- the LOC126798970 gene encoding protein SRG1 codes for the protein MANLPHPVSENPIDFRAPPPSPVASGRRSSLTNDDVITEFLQHSLNVPDLILPDKFFPKQKSAENPPTIDFETLCSGQYDDARVTKIAESIARNGCFQLVNHGISRDFVRLVQAEASRIFQVPLEKRADITRSLERPYGFEEGHGEEADTELSEEFVWCRQQGLKLAMEGIWPFGYSNFSKKLETLMTDIEKICDRILRSLLMNTEHPSVYGNTFVQGKELDTVCCFYKHNRNVLADEWDSYLRHDVIRMLIRGTDYSHALCLHLCDGSSEFHVYSKKGWVSFRPDKDALVVTTGDQMQAWSGSQYKHVIGRPIFKAEKEEYISMGFLYSPLNIMTHSHGNKEKKILLSEQFMVALLLTLIYQFSVYFYRNM